CTGGGACCGAATAAAGCGATTACTGGAGTTCCAACCGCTGCGCCAACGTGCATGACGCCTGAATCGATCGATAATAGCGCGCGGCATTGCCGAACGAAGGCAAACAACTCGCGCAGATTGGTTTTTCCGACCAGGTTAATGCACTCGCCGCGGGTTTGGGAAACGATCGTTTGCGCCGTTGCCGCTTCTTTTTCCGTTCCGAATAGAATGGTTTTCGCTCCCCATTTGGCGCAGCAGAGGCGAATCGTCTCGGCGTAGCGTTGAGGAAGCCATAAATTGGCTGCGCCGGTAGACGAGCCGAAAGCGACTCCTATCAGCGGCGCGTCTTGAAGGCCAAGATTTTTTAGCGCTTGTTCCGATCGTTCTTGCTCTTCTGGAGCAACATAAATTTCGGGACGCAAATCCTTGGGAATCGTTTCCGTTAGCAAGTAGGCGTATCGTTGCGCTTGATGCCGGGCCGCCGCCGGAAGCGATAAAGTCCGCGTCAATAACGCTCTCCGCCAATGCCCGCGAAAACCGATCCGATTTATAATTCCTCCGGCCCAGAACAGCCATGCCGATGAGAAGGAATTGGGCATAAGATAGCCCGCATCGAAGCGCTCTTTTCGCAGCCGAGACGCTATTTGGGCGAAGCCGGCCCAGGAAGAGCGGTTTGCTTTTCGGTCGAAGGGGATGAAAGAGTACGAATCGGGCGAATTATGAAAGACGGGAAACAGATAGGGATATCCGAATAGGGTAATCTCGTCCGTCGGCCGCATCCGCCGATATTCGCGCAGGGCAGCGGCAGCCATCACGGCGTCGCCCAGCCAATTGGGGATTCGGACTACGATTCGGGCCATAAAATTCCATTGGATTTTATATCAAGGCAGGATGAAATGAATTTCATCGCTGGCCATACTATGGAAGCCGCCGCGAACCGCCCGGACTTGGACCACCAAATCATCGTTGGATTGCGTTAGGGTCCAACGAATGGGGATATCCGTTTTGCCGCTGGTCGAACTCCACATCATATAAGCCGAGGGATTGCTGGTGGAACGGATAGTAATTTCATAATCCGTTGCGCCGGTTACGGCGGAAAAGGTTAGGTAAACGCCGGGATCGTTGAGAGCCGCCAAGGCGCATTGTCCGTCTTCCGTACCAAGAAGAATGGTTTTTTCTATGCCGGATGAGAAATCGTAAACCGATGGATCGCCGACGGGGACGCAGGGAGGATAACCGCCCTGATAAACCAAATTGGGAACTCGCGCCGTAAGCCAGACGGGGGCGGGAAACGGTTCGTTGCGTTTTTTGTAAAGGTCTTGGAAGATCATAAGATCGTAAGCGTCGATGACGCCATCGGGTTTATAGTCGGCGCGGGGATTGAAATTGGCGTCGCTCTGTTTGGAACCGAATGCGAAGACGAAGATAGCCAGATCATGAATATTGGCCGCATCGTTGCGCGACAGATCGGGATTAAGGGGTACGGGCGTAGGCGTAGGCGTTTTGTAGGGAATGACGGTGAATTGGGAAGCGACGATGGCGCTCGACCGGTTTTGTTCGTCCCTTGCCTGGATATAAACCTTATAAACGCCTTCCATCGTAGTGAATTCGGGCTTCAAGTAGGAAGGCATAACGGAGGTTTCCGTGATGCCGAATTTTTCGATGGTAACGGGAATCTGGGTTTGAGGATATTCGATGAGTATATCGTAAACGAATGTTCCTCCTTCGGGATAAGCTGGAGGGTCCCATTGAATCGTGAAATCGTATTTCGCTTCCATATAACTGATGGTATCGCTGGGAACGAATTGAAGATTTTGCGGCGGACCGACGGGGCCGGGAGTAGGCGTCGGGCGCGTTTGCCAATCGAGGGGCGTGGGAGAGGGATGAAGATCGTTGCCGCCGCCGAGACGAAAAGTAATATGCGCCGATTCTTTGCCGCTGAGGGGATCGGTTGCCCACCAGGTAATATCGGCGTTTTGCAAATAGATATCGAAGATCACGCTGGATTTGATTATATAAGGCGATTTCACGCCGCTGGCGACGTCGATGTAAGGATAAGTGGGAAAATTCTGCGGTAATGCCGTGGAACTCATATAAAGGGTAAAGGAAATATCGCCCAAATTCGACGACCATTGAAATCCCGCGCTTTCGAGTTGGGACAAGGAAACGTTCTCGCCTTGCGCCGGGAAAATCGGAACGATATCCTGCGCAGACGTAGAGATGGCGGTCATCGCAAGAAAGAGAAGAAAAACCGTGGGAAATCGTTTGGTTTGCAAATTTCCTATCGTTGTCATCATATCCAATTCCCTCGCAGAACGAGATGTCAAAACATACCTAACCTTTCGTTTTATCTTATCAAGATAAAGCAATGCGATAAATGTTTCTCATCGGTATTGGCGATGAAAATCCCAAAATCTGTTATTGCGCCGGTTTCAAGGAATCGATCAAGGCGTCGAAAGCGGGCTTCCAATGGCCGATCGTCTTATCCGGCCCCGTCAGTTTGAATTGCCAGGGGCCATTGGGGCCAACGATTACCGCCGCCAGCATCCGGAATCCCGGCTTTATCGAATCGCCGCCCATCATTGACGCGCCAGAGTAAGTTCCGCCGACGTCGAGGGTCATGACGATCAATTCGCCGATCTTTTTATTATCAATCTTCGCCGTTTCGGAGGAAGGTTTGCCGTCCGGCTGCTGGAACTGTTCGATCCAGCGCTTGATGTTGGCGTCCGGCGAACCTCCGATGCCCTGAAAGATCGCCAATTCGCCCGCTTCCGCATCGCCTTCCGCGGCGGGAAGACGAAATTGCGCCGCCCGCATAGATGACGCGGGAGTTTCGGCCGTCCATTGGGGATCGATTTGAAACGAGAGCGAAGCTGCCGTGGCCGTAGTTCCATCGATAATCGGCAGGGAAGCGGGAGCGGACGCCGGGACGTTAGGCTCTTGGATGGGGGGATGATTCGCCGGAAGTTGCGAGGAGGCGATTTCCAAGGGAACGGGCGTATCGCTGACGGTTTTATCCACTAATTGCCCTTGATTGTCCGAGCAGGATAAAGCCGTGATGGCGAGGAGGATAAGCCAATGTTTATTCTTCAATTTTCTATTCCTTCCTATTCTAATCATCCGGGATTTATTCGTATTCGATTCCGTATTCACTCAAAGCAGAATTATAGCGCGGCTATATTGCGAATTCGTTAAGCCGCCGATTCGCGTCCTACATCCCAGCCTGGAAATAAGAGTACGGCGGGGTGGCATTTCAACGCGCGGGCTAAGGTTTTAGCTCGCTCAACATCAAGCGGCGTTCGATCGTTTTCAATAGCGGATATCGTAGACTGTGAAATGCCGGTTCGTTCCGATAGATCTGTTTGAGTAAGACTTTGCAATTCCCTAATAATACGTACTGATTCGCCGACTGTTATTTCAACAGTACGCTTTGCCGGACGGTATTCCTTTC
The window above is part of the Candidatus Omnitrophota bacterium genome. Proteins encoded here:
- the waaF gene encoding lipopolysaccharide heptosyltransferase II — protein: MARIVVRIPNWLGDAVMAAAALREYRRMRPTDEITLFGYPYLFPVFHNSPDSYSFIPFDRKANRSSWAGFAQIASRLRKERFDAGYLMPNSFSSAWLFWAGGIINRIGFRGHWRRALLTRTLSLPAAARHQAQRYAYLLTETIPKDLRPEIYVAPEEQERSEQALKNLGLQDAPLIGVAFGSSTGAANLWLPQRYAETIRLCCAKWGAKTILFGTEKEAATAQTIVSQTRGECINLVGKTNLRELFAFVRQCRALLSIDSGVMHVGAAVGTPVIALFGPSDPMQTGPLGNGHYIVQREMDCIPCMERNCPLGHHACMEEIQVEDVIMGIEKLLETNP
- a CDS encoding helix-turn-helix transcriptional regulator; the protein is MITKSDKRKEYRPAKRTVEITVGESVRIIRELQSLTQTDLSERTGISQSTISAIENDRTPLDVERAKTLARALKCHPAVLLFPGWDVGRESAA